In Fortiea contorta PCC 7126, one genomic interval encodes:
- a CDS encoding ferritin-like domain-containing protein: MSILNFPRLHFHGSARIHAPTGNKNGLADLSTNTVYMNGVPFDHRRSLSEFHKYLYDLGPRFNTQGEWDEKGPFSMAMGWDFGGNGHFAIDAKIISAQPEFGEIDHKDPIVGRSVEMWGHYNEYLGTSFNRARIFDCDPASNWTTTIMVGQLTCGRQGSSHQVPNLISAPVAGMQPARWQDFHHIRELPDHCLNSEFQRAAVHQFTISKTAADLLWGEESALSPTVSLLQEAMKCHHVLGLVVQFSLSNMSAPVQPDSPSFWELHGSIGLWCEGEMSTYPHGRLLTPSQDASAKKLSNLSVQVSSQGVSLNMVTAVPCVGRAMKPGPGPTHAIAAKLDLGELQLRTVSTQRLIARIPSQAYQLEAHQLTSGIVDVPLAAPWENLRDEIEHQGLCIVDAQGQILAQEKEINLQVDESCLFLEFPNWRTVSRKVDSATEVEIRSFVRGRPAPVEAVYLHQFYNPRALPHLRYKFEQDPANIGQTFHFPPSSELNILHFKPGKREEIDSFATTCVVSTNEQGRGWVTLHGIQPGTTRVLLSTEPVTSFQNDGDRWIQETQNRKWSEQLPSALGDHSHPDQAIIANDDNDLLGFWSGAGFFAIRVLPDDWHLQDIEDDAVDFNFIYEHILAYYELCFSFMKAEVFSLADRCKVETYARLMWQMCDPENRHKTYYMPPSRDLSQPKAMLLRKFLHNQQQLGYVPDSPALPKRTQRTIQTRDELVAALRHAAEIEIAVMLQYIYAAYSIPNYVTGEEYVRRGLWTQAQLHLACGNGQEGRDYGIRGVLLEISHEEMIHFLMVNNILMAMGEPFYAAVPNFSEINQHFPIDVDFALEPFSTATIQRFMRFEWPDFLEADLAADTDSNDPTANRLHGYGSLSELYRQIQAAIQNIPDLFIVKKGLVGGEHHLFLREDFNKLHPDYQLQVDDVESALFAINLIVEQGEGCNPNSPQFAQSHFQQYCRIAQALAQQHVSTTSTLPWNPAYPALRNPTLHYRDGNTNIVTIPETRAVMQIFDECYFLMMQLMVQHFGLTPTASFRRSKIMNAAIDVMTGMMRPLGELLVSMPSGKRGKTAGPSFEIAMPMYIPTPEVACEAIARRFQNLSQRAGECDAIHSTVTSMFDFYTKFFADLAKNPQRLLH; encoded by the coding sequence ATGAGCATCCTAAACTTCCCCCGCCTCCATTTTCACGGCTCCGCCCGCATCCACGCGCCCACAGGCAACAAAAATGGTTTAGCTGACCTCAGTACAAATACTGTGTATATGAATGGGGTTCCCTTTGATCATCGCCGTTCTTTATCTGAGTTTCACAAATACCTGTATGATTTGGGGCCACGGTTTAACACCCAGGGGGAATGGGATGAGAAAGGCCCTTTTAGTATGGCGATGGGGTGGGATTTCGGGGGTAACGGACACTTTGCAATTGATGCCAAAATTATCAGCGCCCAACCAGAGTTCGGCGAGATTGACCACAAAGACCCGATAGTGGGACGCAGTGTGGAGATGTGGGGTCATTACAATGAATACTTGGGTACAAGCTTCAATCGTGCGCGCATTTTTGATTGCGATCCTGCATCCAACTGGACAACCACAATTATGGTAGGACAGTTGACCTGCGGACGCCAGGGCAGTTCCCATCAAGTCCCGAATTTGATCTCTGCTCCTGTTGCAGGTATGCAACCCGCCCGTTGGCAAGACTTCCATCATATCCGGGAATTACCTGACCACTGCCTCAATAGTGAGTTTCAGCGTGCGGCTGTACATCAATTCACCATCTCTAAAACTGCAGCAGATTTATTGTGGGGCGAAGAGTCAGCACTCTCACCAACGGTATCTTTGCTACAAGAAGCGATGAAGTGTCATCATGTTTTGGGGTTAGTTGTGCAGTTCAGCTTGAGCAATATGTCAGCCCCAGTACAGCCAGACTCGCCCAGTTTCTGGGAACTGCATGGAAGCATTGGTTTGTGGTGTGAGGGCGAGATGAGTACTTACCCTCATGGTCGGTTGCTGACTCCTAGCCAAGATGCATCTGCAAAAAAGCTTTCTAACTTGAGTGTCCAGGTTAGTTCTCAAGGCGTGAGTTTGAATATGGTGACAGCAGTACCGTGTGTGGGGCGGGCAATGAAACCGGGGCCAGGGCCAACTCATGCGATCGCTGCTAAACTTGACCTTGGTGAGTTGCAATTACGTACTGTTTCCACTCAACGGTTAATAGCCAGAATCCCCTCCCAAGCTTACCAACTAGAAGCACATCAACTCACCAGCGGCATTGTCGATGTCCCATTAGCCGCACCTTGGGAAAATCTGCGTGACGAAATTGAGCACCAGGGTTTGTGTATTGTCGATGCACAAGGACAAATTCTCGCCCAAGAAAAAGAAATCAATCTCCAGGTAGATGAAAGTTGTCTATTTTTAGAGTTTCCTAATTGGAGAACAGTTTCCCGAAAAGTTGATTCTGCCACAGAAGTAGAAATCCGCTCGTTTGTGCGGGGGCGTCCTGCACCAGTCGAGGCGGTCTACCTACACCAGTTCTACAACCCCAGAGCATTACCTCATCTACGCTATAAATTTGAGCAAGACCCAGCCAACATCGGTCAAACTTTTCACTTCCCTCCTAGTTCGGAACTGAATATATTACATTTCAAACCGGGTAAACGGGAGGAAATTGATAGCTTTGCCACTACATGTGTGGTTTCAACTAACGAGCAAGGGCGGGGATGGGTGACTTTACATGGCATTCAGCCAGGAACTACGCGGGTGTTACTATCGACAGAACCTGTGACCAGTTTCCAAAATGATGGCGACAGATGGATTCAAGAAACCCAAAATCGCAAATGGTCTGAGCAGCTACCGTCGGCGTTGGGCGATCACTCTCATCCCGATCAAGCTATCATTGCTAACGATGACAATGATTTACTTGGTTTCTGGTCTGGTGCAGGTTTCTTCGCTATCCGGGTACTACCTGATGACTGGCACTTACAAGATATTGAAGACGACGCCGTAGACTTCAACTTCATCTATGAGCACATTTTGGCTTACTACGAGCTATGTTTCTCGTTCATGAAAGCAGAAGTTTTCAGTCTCGCTGACCGTTGCAAAGTTGAAACCTACGCCCGTTTGATGTGGCAAATGTGCGACCCCGAAAATCGCCACAAGACCTATTACATGCCGCCATCACGAGATTTATCGCAACCAAAAGCAATGCTTTTACGAAAGTTCTTGCACAACCAGCAGCAATTGGGTTATGTCCCCGATTCTCCAGCCCTACCAAAGCGCACTCAGCGCACCATCCAGACTCGTGATGAATTAGTTGCGGCTTTGCGACATGCTGCAGAAATAGAAATAGCAGTCATGCTGCAATACATCTATGCAGCTTATTCCATTCCCAACTACGTGACTGGAGAAGAATATGTCCGTCGCGGTTTGTGGACACAAGCACAGCTACATCTAGCCTGTGGTAATGGTCAAGAAGGACGAGACTACGGGATACGGGGAGTGTTGCTGGAAATTTCCCACGAGGAAATGATCCACTTTTTAATGGTCAACAACATTCTCATGGCGATGGGTGAGCCTTTCTACGCTGCAGTTCCTAACTTTAGCGAGATTAATCAACATTTTCCTATAGATGTTGACTTTGCCCTCGAACCCTTCAGCACTGCAACCATACAGCGGTTCATGCGTTTTGAATGGCCTGATTTTCTGGAAGCAGATTTAGCCGCAGATACCGATAGCAACGACCCGACAGCAAATCGCCTCCACGGCTACGGTTCTTTAAGTGAGTTATATCGGCAAATTCAAGCAGCAATTCAAAATATCCCAGATTTATTCATTGTTAAAAAAGGTCTTGTTGGCGGTGAGCATCATCTATTTCTGCGTGAGGACTTTAACAAACTTCACCCAGATTATCAATTGCAAGTTGATGATGTGGAAAGTGCGCTGTTTGCCATCAACTTAATTGTTGAGCAAGGAGAAGGATGCAATCCCAACTCACCTCAGTTTGCTCAATCCCACTTCCAGCAATACTGTCGCATCGCCCAAGCCTTAGCTCAACAGCATGTGAGCACCACTTCCACATTACCGTGGAATCCTGCCTATCCCGCCTTGCGTAATCCCACACTGCACTATCGAGATGGCAACACCAACATTGTGACGATCCCCGAAACTCGTGCGGTGATGCAAATTTTTGATGAGTGCTATTTCTTGATGATGCAACTGATGGTACAGCACTTCGGGTTAACACCCACCGCTAGCTTCAGACGCTCGAAAATCATGAATGCAGCCATTGACGTGATGACAGGGATGATGCGTCCTTTGGGTGAATTGTTAGTCAGTATGCCTTCCGGTAAACGCGGTAAAACAGCAGGCCCCAGTTTTGAAATTGCTATGCCTATGTATATTCCTACACCAGAGGTTGCCTGTGAAGCGATCGCCCGTCGGTTTCAAAATTTATCCCAGCGAGCCGGAGAATGTGACGCTATTCACAGCACCGTGACGTCCATGTTTGATTTTTATACAAAATTCTTTGCAGATTTAGCCAAAAATCCGCAACGGCTGCTTCATTAA
- a CDS encoding flavin monoamine oxidase family protein — protein MDIKRMLAMCKLANPQEPKQITILGAGIAGLVAAYELERLGHRVDIMEGSPRIGGRVWTHHFGDSPESPYGELGAMRIPSEHKHVLHYIQEMGLSDKLCKFVTVFEEQNALINMQGKVFRMKDAPQIFPQQYPKIFADPRYSQKTKLFAAWFKTIVDTISPGDLRHSLECDLSLKLMDELERLDLEPYFDDDGETIDLHSFIKANPSLRARCSKALDMFLSDILVETSHDLLQLDGGIDQLIYRLAAALKNPVQCNQKVVGLDVHADYVEVSFFKEGELRTRSCDYVLCTIPFSIVRQMDLSGFDNDKLAAFHNTVYCPATKVLFHCTQPFWEQAEIKGGASFSDDGIRQIYYPSVKNNTTDGSTLLASYTIGDDADKLGMMSDSDRYIYVKKAVSKLHPEIDKPGMLLDTATIAWGNYKWSAGGCSIPWGGDITSESNHHIHYLEAARPQKTLFFAGEHCSRFPAWLQGAVESSVEAVYDIVAHQPVKEFTTPTPLVATAKVNFPRLPSIK, from the coding sequence ATGGATATCAAAAGAATGCTTGCTATGTGCAAGCTAGCAAATCCCCAAGAACCCAAGCAAATCACCATCTTGGGTGCTGGTATTGCAGGTTTGGTAGCAGCCTATGAGCTGGAGCGTCTAGGCCACCGCGTCGATATCATGGAAGGTAGCCCCAGAATTGGCGGGCGAGTCTGGACTCATCACTTCGGAGATAGTCCAGAATCACCCTATGGAGAACTGGGAGCAATGCGTATCCCCAGCGAACACAAACATGTCCTACACTACATACAGGAAATGGGGCTGAGTGATAAACTGTGCAAGTTTGTCACCGTGTTCGAGGAGCAAAATGCGCTGATTAATATGCAAGGTAAAGTCTTTCGGATGAAAGATGCACCCCAAATATTCCCACAGCAATATCCTAAGATTTTCGCTGATCCGCGCTACAGTCAAAAGACTAAGCTTTTTGCCGCGTGGTTTAAGACCATCGTTGACACCATATCCCCAGGGGATTTGCGCCACAGCTTAGAGTGTGACCTGTCTTTAAAATTGATGGATGAATTGGAGAGGTTAGATTTAGAGCCATATTTCGATGATGATGGCGAAACTATAGACCTCCACAGTTTCATCAAAGCCAACCCCAGTTTAAGAGCGCGGTGCAGCAAAGCGCTTGACATGTTCCTTAGTGATATCCTGGTCGAGACTAGCCACGATTTATTACAACTAGACGGAGGGATAGATCAGCTCATCTACCGTCTAGCCGCAGCCCTGAAAAATCCCGTCCAGTGTAACCAAAAAGTAGTTGGTTTAGATGTACACGCTGACTACGTGGAAGTATCATTCTTCAAAGAAGGAGAACTGCGTACACGTAGCTGTGACTACGTATTATGTACCATTCCTTTTTCCATAGTGCGTCAAATGGACTTGAGCGGCTTTGATAACGATAAACTAGCCGCTTTCCACAACACCGTATACTGTCCCGCCACCAAGGTGCTGTTTCACTGCACCCAACCATTCTGGGAGCAAGCAGAAATCAAGGGTGGAGCCTCATTCAGCGATGACGGCATCCGTCAAATCTACTACCCTTCTGTCAAAAACAATACTACAGACGGTAGCACGCTCTTAGCTAGCTACACCATTGGCGACGATGCAGACAAATTAGGCATGATGTCCGATTCAGATCGTTACATCTACGTCAAAAAAGCCGTCAGCAAGCTGCACCCAGAAATTGACAAACCCGGTATGCTCCTAGATACAGCAACGATCGCCTGGGGTAATTACAAGTGGAGCGCGGGCGGGTGTTCCATTCCCTGGGGCGGCGACATCACCAGCGAATCTAACCATCACATCCACTACCTAGAAGCCGCCAGACCCCAAAAAACGCTTTTCTTCGCAGGCGAACACTGTTCTCGATTTCCCGCTTGGCTTCAAGGCGCCGTTGAATCCTCAGTCGAAGCAGTATACGATATCGTCGCCCATCAACCTGTCAAAGAATTCACCACCCCCACCCCCTTAGTTGCCACCGCCAAAGTAAATTTTCCTAGATTACCAAGTATAAAATAA
- the trpD gene encoding anthranilate phosphoribosyltransferase — protein MTNIITANISVGKNALSNDAVNWSALLQQLLDRQSLSVSQASDLMYGWLAEAIPSVISGAILAAIQAKGVSAEELLGMVKVLYSQSLKATLRDRVVGQSALVDTCGTGGDGASTFNISTAVAFVTAAAGVKVAKHGNRSASGKTGSADVLEALGLNFKTSTKRTQEAVEEVGITFLFAPDWHPALKAIAPLRTALKVRTIFNLLGPLINPMRPTGQVVGVNDPTIVETFAQVLYQLGTRRAIVLHGREKLDEAGLADKTDLAVVSNQKMHLLALDPQDLGLNPAPTSQLRGGDVRENADILKAVLQGKGTQPQQDVVILNTALALYTSELLPDSSDYFDTFAKAIIIAREILHSGLAWEKLEQLAQFLQ, from the coding sequence ATGACCAATATAATTACCGCAAACATCAGTGTTGGCAAAAATGCTTTAAGCAACGACGCTGTTAATTGGTCTGCATTACTGCAGCAATTGCTAGACCGGCAATCACTTTCGGTTTCCCAAGCCTCTGATTTAATGTATGGTTGGTTAGCAGAAGCCATTCCCTCAGTGATTTCCGGCGCGATTTTAGCAGCAATTCAGGCCAAGGGAGTATCTGCCGAAGAATTGTTAGGTATGGTGAAAGTGTTATACTCCCAATCATTAAAAGCCACCTTGCGCGATCGCGTTGTTGGTCAATCAGCCTTGGTTGATACTTGCGGTACTGGTGGAGACGGAGCATCAACCTTTAATATTTCCACAGCCGTTGCCTTCGTCACCGCTGCGGCTGGGGTAAAAGTTGCCAAGCATGGCAATCGTTCCGCATCAGGTAAAACTGGATCAGCGGACGTATTAGAAGCCTTGGGTTTAAATTTCAAAACCAGCACCAAAAGAACTCAAGAAGCCGTTGAAGAAGTTGGGATTACCTTTTTGTTTGCACCAGATTGGCACCCAGCCTTAAAAGCGATCGCACCACTGCGAACAGCCTTGAAAGTGCGGACAATCTTTAACCTCCTCGGGCCTCTAATCAATCCCATGCGTCCAACAGGACAAGTTGTAGGTGTCAACGACCCGACAATAGTCGAAACCTTCGCCCAAGTTTTATATCAACTAGGAACTCGGCGAGCGATCGTGCTTCATGGACGGGAAAAATTAGATGAAGCCGGGTTAGCCGACAAAACAGACTTAGCTGTGGTGTCAAATCAAAAAATGCACCTGCTAGCACTAGACCCCCAAGACCTAGGTTTAAACCCCGCTCCCACCAGCCAACTCAGAGGCGGAGATGTCCGAGAAAACGCAGACATCCTCAAAGCCGTCTTACAAGGTAAAGGTACTCAACCCCAGCAAGATGTAGTAATTTTAAATACAGCCCTAGCACTCTACACCAGTGAATTATTACCTGACTCCAGCGACTATTTTGACACCTTCGCCAAAGCCATAATCATTGCCAGAGAAATTCTCCACAGCGGACTAGCCTGGGAAAAATTAGAACAATTGGCACAATTCCTACAGTAA
- the trpB gene encoding tryptophan synthase subunit beta, with protein MLLNTQQIQSATQLLSQQPDANGRFGQFGGKYVPETLMSALIELESAFKQYRVDPLFQQQLQALLRDYVGRATPLYFAERLTEHYAKPDGTGPQIYLKREDLNHTGAHKINNALAQVLLAKRMGKQRIVAETGAGQHGVATATVCARFGLQCVVYMGIHDMERQALNVFRMQLMGAQVRPVEAGTGTLKDATSEAIRDWVTNVETTHYILGSVAGPHPYPMMVRDFHAVIGKETRAQAMEKWGGLPDILLACVGGGSNAIGLFHEFVDEPSVRLIGVEAAGEGIHTQKHAATLTKGRVGVLHGAMSYVLQDNDGQIIEAHSISAGLDYPGVGPEHSYLQDIGRAEYHSVTDEQALAGFQRLAQLEGIIPALETAHAIAYLETLCPQLTDSPRIVLNCSGRGDKDVQTVASRDGGVMG; from the coding sequence ATGTTATTAAATACACAGCAGATTCAATCCGCAACTCAATTGCTCAGTCAGCAACCCGATGCCAACGGCAGATTTGGTCAATTTGGGGGTAAGTACGTACCAGAAACATTAATGTCAGCCCTGATTGAGTTAGAATCGGCATTTAAGCAATACCGAGTTGACCCACTGTTTCAACAACAGTTGCAAGCCTTGCTGCGAGACTACGTTGGGCGCGCCACACCCCTTTACTTTGCGGAACGGCTAACCGAGCACTACGCTAAACCTGATGGTACAGGGCCGCAGATTTATCTCAAACGCGAAGACTTAAACCATACAGGCGCTCACAAAATTAACAACGCACTAGCGCAAGTGCTGTTAGCAAAGCGCATGGGCAAACAGCGCATCGTCGCCGAAACCGGAGCAGGTCAACACGGTGTAGCCACCGCTACAGTGTGTGCCAGATTTGGCTTACAGTGCGTAGTTTACATGGGCATCCACGACATGGAGCGACAAGCTCTCAACGTCTTCCGGATGCAGCTGATGGGGGCACAAGTGCGACCAGTGGAAGCCGGAACCGGAACCCTCAAAGATGCGACATCAGAAGCAATTCGGGATTGGGTGACAAACGTAGAAACCACCCACTATATTTTAGGCTCAGTCGCCGGGCCCCATCCATACCCCATGATGGTGCGAGACTTTCACGCAGTCATCGGTAAAGAAACTCGTGCTCAAGCGATGGAGAAATGGGGAGGACTTCCAGATATTCTCCTAGCTTGTGTTGGTGGCGGTTCCAACGCCATCGGGTTATTCCATGAATTTGTCGATGAACCTTCCGTGCGTCTCATTGGCGTTGAAGCCGCTGGTGAAGGTATTCACACCCAAAAACACGCAGCAACCCTCACCAAAGGACGAGTCGGGGTATTGCACGGAGCCATGAGTTATGTATTACAAGATAACGACGGCCAGATTATCGAAGCCCATTCTATCAGTGCTGGCTTAGATTATCCCGGAGTCGGCCCTGAACATAGTTATTTGCAAGATATTGGGCGGGCTGAATATCACAGCGTCACCGACGAACAAGCCCTAGCAGGATTTCAACGCCTCGCACAACTAGAAGGCATTATCCCAGCCCTGGAAACAGCACATGCGATCGCATATTTAGAAACTCTTTGCCCACAGCTAACCGATAGTCCTCGGATTGTACTCAACTGCTCAGGACGCGGTGATAAAGATGTGCAGACAGTGGCTTCTAGGGATGGTGGGGTGATGGGGTGA
- the trpA gene encoding tryptophan synthase subunit alpha yields the protein MTSISQRFESLRASKQCALIPFVTAGDPDLEITAEALRVLDSSGADLIELGVPYSDPLADGPVIQAAATRALKHGTRLADVLELAQTVTHTLRSPIILFTYYNPILSLGKISFLKQAAASGIKGLVVPDLPLDEASDLLELADAVGIEVILLVTPTSSPERIKAIASQSRGFIYLVSVTGVTGMRSHIQDRVKDVLQQIRNVTDKPIGVGFGISGPEQARQMKTWGADAVIVGSAFVERLAESTPYRGLRSIKDLCRDLKTSITPDQ from the coding sequence ATGACTTCTATCTCTCAACGCTTTGAATCTTTGCGAGCCAGCAAACAGTGTGCGTTAATTCCCTTCGTCACAGCTGGCGACCCCGATTTGGAAATTACAGCAGAAGCCTTACGAGTTTTAGACTCCAGTGGGGCTGATTTGATTGAATTGGGGGTACCTTATTCAGATCCCTTGGCTGACGGGCCAGTGATTCAAGCCGCTGCAACCAGGGCGCTCAAACATGGTACACGTTTAGCTGATGTATTAGAACTAGCTCAAACAGTCACTCACACTTTGCGATCGCCAATTATCCTCTTCACATACTACAATCCTATTTTGAGCCTAGGCAAAATTTCCTTTCTCAAACAAGCTGCAGCCTCTGGAATTAAAGGATTAGTCGTCCCTGATTTACCTTTAGACGAAGCCAGCGACTTGTTAGAACTCGCCGACGCTGTAGGAATTGAAGTCATCTTATTAGTCACCCCTACCAGTTCTCCAGAACGCATAAAAGCGATCGCTAGTCAATCAAGAGGATTTATTTATTTAGTCAGCGTCACAGGCGTCACCGGTATGCGCTCCCACATCCAAGACCGTGTTAAAGATGTGCTACAGCAAATCCGTAATGTCACAGATAAACCTATAGGCGTTGGTTTCGGCATATCCGGGCCAGAACAGGCACGACAAATGAAAACATGGGGCGCAGACGCCGTGATTGTCGGCAGTGCCTTCGTGGAACGTTTAGCCGAAAGTACACCATATCGGGGGTTGCGCTCCATTAAAGATTTGTGTCGGGATTTGAAAACATCAATTACACCAGACCAATAG
- the trpC gene encoding indole-3-glycerol phosphate synthase TrpC, which produces MDANKSISTLEINSQIPLNSVKSNRILAEIVRHKQQEIALRRKQLPLVDLQNQISAAPVLRDFLAALEQNPRQPSLIAEVKKASPSKGVIRADFEPVKIAQAYERGGATCLSVLTDEKFFQGSFENLRTIRQNVALPLLCKEFIIDPYQIYLARINGADAVLLIAAILSNQTLQHFIQLIQSLGMVALVEVHTLAELDRVLTLTNVLLLGINNRNLQDFSVSLETTQSLLAQRRESLKSLGITVVSESGLYTSADLALVADAGVQAVLVGESLVKQTNIEQAVKSLLQI; this is translated from the coding sequence ATGGATGCAAACAAGAGTATTTCTACTCTGGAAATCAATAGCCAAATACCTCTAAACTCAGTAAAATCAAACCGCATATTAGCAGAGATTGTCCGGCATAAACAACAAGAAATCGCATTGAGGCGAAAACAACTACCTCTTGTAGATTTACAAAATCAAATTAGTGCAGCCCCAGTTCTCAGAGATTTTTTGGCAGCATTAGAGCAGAATCCTCGTCAGCCCAGCTTGATTGCAGAAGTCAAAAAAGCCTCGCCCAGTAAAGGCGTAATTCGTGCTGACTTCGAGCCTGTGAAAATTGCTCAAGCCTATGAACGAGGCGGTGCTACTTGTTTATCAGTGCTAACTGATGAAAAATTCTTCCAAGGTAGTTTTGAGAATCTGCGAACAATTAGACAGAACGTAGCACTACCGTTATTATGCAAAGAGTTTATTATTGATCCCTACCAAATTTATTTGGCACGAATTAATGGAGCAGATGCAGTCTTATTGATTGCTGCTATCTTATCTAATCAAACTCTGCAACATTTTATCCAATTAATTCAGAGTTTAGGAATGGTTGCTTTAGTAGAAGTGCATACTTTAGCTGAACTTGACCGCGTACTAACATTAACAAATGTGCTATTGTTAGGAATTAATAACCGCAATCTTCAAGACTTTAGTGTTAGCTTAGAAACAACTCAAAGCTTATTAGCACAGCGTCGGGAAAGCTTAAAAAGTTTAGGAATTACAGTTGTCAGCGAATCTGGTTTATACACATCAGCCGACTTAGCCCTTGTCGCCGATGCGGGAGTTCAAGCTGTTCTGGTAGGAGAATCCCTAGTCAAGCAAACTAATATAGAACAAGCCGTCAAATCATTATTGCAAATATAA